TCCACCCGGTCCATGAACGCGGCCTCCGCCGCAGCCATTGCCATGCACGCCTGGGTTCGCCGGCACGTGTTCCAACAGCCTGTCAGCTAGGCGAGCTGTCACTATCGGCCCGGGCAACTGTCCTTCTAATAATCTTTGAGGGTGGCTTTTCCGTCGACGATGTGGATCTCACCTGAGATACGGGGCTCCATAACCTCACTATGAGGCTCCCATTTCGGGGCGGCCTCGGTGCCGCGGTTCACTTCGTAGCTAACTGTGGCTTTGCCCTTTCCCTCCGGCTGGATATACCAAATATCCCTGGACAGGGAGAGCGTGAAGGTGGGCTCTTCGTCGATGGTCCACTTCACATTTTGGGTGGGGCGGGATTCGTAGAGATTAAACCCGGAACAACCGCTGCTGAAGGACTGCCTCGCAGTGGCCGAAGCGGACGCGATGCATGTATCCCGCTTTTTTTGGAGAAGAGCCTTGGTCTCATCCAGGAGGAGCTGGCTGGGCAGCACCTTCAGGGTTTCGAAAGTGTCGGAAATCCTCCGGTCGATGCTGACCAGGGCTTTCTTCTCTTCAACTGTTGCGTACTTGTCCCCGGATATACCGAGTTTGTACTCACCGGGAAAGGCCGGCAGGAGCAGCTGGGAATCCGGCGATGCGCTCCCTGAGTCAGGGGCCGCTACGTCCACACCGTTAACGGTGAAAGACTTCACAGGACGATTGGAACTGAGCCGGATTTTCTGGAAGTTTTTGGGCCCCACCTTCCATTCGCCGTCCGGTGACTTGGTCATCATCAGGATGTCCTCTTGCTTTCGGCCGTTCTGGGTTACCTCCGCCCTGACGTACTCCCCTTTTGACTCAAGGATCCGGAAACCGTCAATGTGCTGACC
This genomic interval from Paenarthrobacter aurescens TC1 contains the following:
- a CDS encoding hypothetical protein (identified by Glimmer2; putative); protein product: MENPSSANNHPRPTSAPSDPPAPPSPPAYGAYQQPNVPYQQPGIIPPQPKRTLNRKVIIAIAAGAAVVLAAATVGLVLLFSPAADGGQAATTFYQALKDGDAKKALSVSDPGVPENEAVLLQDNIYKAAGQHIDGFRILESKGEYVRAEVTQNGRKQEDILMMTKSPDGEWKVGPKNFQKIRLSSNRPVKSFTVNGVDVAAPDSGSASPDSQLLLPAFPGEYKLGISGDKYATVEEKKALVSIDRRISDTFETLKVLPSQLLLDETKALLQKKRDTCIASASATARQSFSSGCSGFNLYESRPTQNVKWTIDEEPTFTLSLSRDIWYIQPEGKGKATVSYEVNRGTEAAPKWEPHSEVMEPRISGEIHIVDGKATLKDY